The following proteins are co-located in the Leptidea sinapis chromosome 30, ilLepSina1.1, whole genome shotgun sequence genome:
- the LOC126973790 gene encoding NADH dehydrogenase [ubiquinone] 1 beta subcomplex subunit 5, mitochondrial, translated as MVSWSALGRTFGITLLKNNSKSPFLVQNVKFNVGQNLKGDHEHRTMAMQPSRWQWHKFKDMFHYYFMIGIIPVAGIIFYTNVFIGPAQLTPIPDDYTPKHWEYHRHPITRFIARYIHNNPQQDYEKFMHYIDEEAQKAKLRGLEKDVLKKMSERNDYQAYYYRPMVNKYLRINKKTGDELYDRLGDNHSD; from the exons ATGGTGTCCTGGAGTGCGCTAGGCCGAACTTTCGGCATtactttgttaaaaaataatagtaaatcaCCATTTTTAGTgcaaaatgtaaaatttaatgtaGGTCAAAATCTTAAAGGTGACCATGAGCATAGAACGATGGCGATGCAGCCATCTAG ATGGCAATGGCATAAATTCAAGGATATGTTTCATTATTACTTTATGATTGGCATAATACCTGTGGCTGGTATAATCTTTTACACCAACGTGTTCATTGGACCTGCTCAGTTGACACCCATACCTGATGATTACACGCCAAAACACTGGGAATATCATCGCCATCCCATAACAAGATTTATAGCTCGTTACATTCACAATAACCCTCAACAG GATTATGAAAAGTTTATGCATTACATTGATGAAGAAGCCCAAAAGGCAAAGTTGCGGGGACTCGAAAAGGATGTTTTAAAGAAAATGTCTGAGAGGAATGATTACCAGGCATATTACTACAGGCCCATGGTTAACAAATACCTCCGTATCAACAAGAAGACAGGTGATGAACTGTATGACAGATTGGGTGATAACCATTCAGATTAA